The stretch of DNA gtcgcgagttcttacctcgaaggcgtcattctggcaaaccaagataaggataacttcctcgtgccttactttcccgagtaagtcctcccctcaaccgccccgtaacatatgaattcttagatttcgatcgtttttcttttaacattccgtgttttctgcagtgacacatgttgcacgctcatcctcctaagccccaaatattccatggccacgtatttcgacccggaccgtcagtcgaacgtagactacacaaatgtcaagaaggttcttgatgatgttctccccggctacgtcaaatctggaggcaccttcaccaggcctattcgtaagtatgGGAAGCACATGTTCTctcacaatacgacgttctgctgcgtcaagcagccgcctggcggtcagaagggtgcctactacgccatccatcacatgcgggcgatcgtacaggaccatcatcaacttctgctaccgagtagactcaaagattcggccgcgagcgtgtcggcaatccaggacgcggacatcagacaagaattctttcgcatctagtcggagtttgcggaaatcatccatcaagatgtccttcgtacctcggggcagttctacctcagaaatcaaccgtccaacagtgacatcgacacaatcctacaaatgcaggctgacaacgcccgttgtttcatgactcccatgatagacggcggcttcatccacgctccggtcccttgagtcgagtcgaaagcagtgatgctgtgtctagttctgaaacatcgattggctcatattgtaattaaactttaatgaacttgtagtatgtctctttggtttcgagagtcgttcaacttagatgtaatcgatgctattaatgtcttgcttttctcttccgatcgttctgttgcatacttatattttgcttatgtattgtctgtgaattggtactaacgtttcgtttggctactgcatagcgatgccgtggtatgtcgtgtacaagggtaaggttcccggagtctacaacgactgggaggagtgtcggagacaggttcaccgattcagcggtaacagttacaaagggtacaccactagggccgaggccgaatctagatacgcccgctatctagcgggagaggggagggagcgttggaggaaccggatgaagacgagtttcatcgtgatgaccgcagctctcttctatgtgatggtagtttagatgatcgatatcgacttgtaatgtgaagacaaactcgcggtctcgagacttgtaatataatgttctatctttgtttgGTCTTTTCAATTTAGAGACTAATATGattgaattgtattcggagactaaatgatgaattgtattcagagactaatcttctattgtattcgatgaatctgttgttgatgtgtgctgtctatattttgtccaattatacattttgtaacctgtgcaaaaaacagaaaataaaaaaataaaaaaacctaatattcatactaatggcggatcacatcatagtgcgccattagtatgcaaaagatactaatggcgcatcattaaacagtgcgccattagtatgccgaagttactaatggcgcatcctgttgttgtgcgccattagtatgcctactaatggcgcattgttgtatatactaatggcgcatccgaggtgcgccattagtataccagatactaatggcgcactagtggtgcgccattagtaaaatatactaatggcgtggcactaatggcgcaccgctaatgcgccattaatggccaaattaggtgtgccattagtaggccttttcctagtagtgaccgcagggctatctcctcgtacttCGCGGGGAGtccgggctccggcttgggctcgACGAGGACGAAGCGGCCGGTGGGTGGGGAGGCGTTGGCGCCGATGCGGacgccggagctgcgggtgcgCGCGCTGACCGGCGTgccctggggctccggcttgacggggcggaggcagggagagccaccggacgaggaggaggaccccCCGGCCTCCATGCGCCTCGGGGTCCAAGAGCTTCCCCGACGGCGTGAGAAGGACGGGGGAGCGGGGTACTCGAGGCGtggcgtgttgccgccctcgatgtactcgaggacggcctccaacgtgcgcccgggcacgccccaccaccggCGCCGGCCATTAGAgttgagcctgccggagggcacgacaccgttggtggcctcgagttgctcggcgtgacggcggcggaagtagggctcccagagcgggctgtcggggacgtaccgtggcccctccctcgccgcccgcggcaGGGACGCGCGGATGCGTGCGATCTCCGCACGCCGCGCCGCCCCGGTGGGTGGTGGTGGCACCGGCATGccgccggcgctgatcctccaagccccgggcacccgcatgtccggcgggactgggtactcggcctcgaaaaGGAGGCGAGCGTCGTTCTCGTGGagatggcggcggccgaagccatTCGCCGCCGCGCCAACGCCTGGGAAGCGCTCGGCCATGGGTGCTGGAGACggtgagagagagaagagggagGAATGACGACGgcgagagaggagagggaggaacgACGACGGCGAGAGAGTACGAGTCGCCGAGTGCGCTGGGGCGCGCCTTATATAGCCCGAGGCGCCGCCCCATGTGCGAGCCGCCGTGAGCACGTGTGGCGGGCGCGGGAGGGCGAGGGACGCGCGTCATCCGgccttcactgcgccgcccgtgagcATCAATGGTgcaggctgaccggcgcggcagcgcATCAGCTTTGGTATTGATTCGccgcgggaaacgaggcgatgaggacgacgaaggggcgagaagagggtagagtcgctgacgcggcgggcccgcggctgtttcgcgccaaaacagttcgccccggcgcccccgggcgcccccaGCGCACCGGGATCGGCCTGGGTCCACTGACGCTGTTTTCGGCCCaagccggcgaaaatcgggctcctggaGGCGCGATTGGGCCGTTTTTTCGGCACCGGCGCGAAAAAAAcgcctggggaggccttcctgAGAGCGCGGCTGAAGATGCCCTAAACAGACGCACGCTTGCCTCGAATCAGATCGCCGCTCCTGATCACTTTTTTTTAGCATACTCCTGATCACTTTTCGCACGACAACCTCCAATTGCTGCCGTGGTCCTTTCAGCAAAAGTATTCATTAATAAATGAAGAATTGTATGTCCACCTACTACCTACAGAACAAAGAACAAAATTAGacatcaattttttttaaaataaaatgGAGCATTGTATATCTTTGTAGTACATAATAAATCAAAAAATAACATCCATGACATTAATTAGGTCGATCAGCAGAAAATAATGAGGCAGAAAGCAAATCTATATCATTAAATGAGATCCACCTGGTCACATAGTTCTTTAGATTTTTTTATATACATAATTCTTTATTGATAATACTTATCATTTATAAATGCAGGATTGTATTTCCAGCTATCTATCTGCAGAATAAAGACAAAATATTTCGTTAATAAGTGGAGCATTGTATATATGCCCACCTATGCAAAAAAACTAATCCTGCTTATTAACGAAATCTATAAAACTAATGAGGATAATCTACAGAAAATAGTCTTGCTGGAAGAGCCAAACATATAACTTTAAATGAGGTCCACCTGCAATCACATATTTCTTTAGATTTTTGATATACATAATCCTTGCTTGATAAAACTTATCATTAATAAACGGAGGATTGTATATTCAACTATCTATCTGCAGAATAAAGACAAAAGATTTCATTATTAAATGGAGCAATGTATATCTGCCTACCTATGCACACAAAACAAATTGATCCCAGAATAAAAAATCTATTACGAGTCCTATCGAAGAAAACATTGTGGCAGAAAGAACCGAACTTGGGACATTGAATCAGGTCAACCTACAATCACATAATACTTTCGATTCTCTATATACATAAATCTTTCTACATAAAACTTATCATTAATAAATGGACGATTGTACTGTATATCCAACTATCTATCCAAGGAATaaaggagaaaaaaaatcattaATAAATGAAGCATTGTATATCTCCCTACCTATGCACACACAATAAACTgatcgaagaaaaaaaaactaTGACACTAATGAGGCTTGTATATAGTAATTGTTGTGGCAGAAAGAACCGAACCTAGGACATTGAATGAGATCCATCTACAATCTGGAAATACTATTCCGATCTATCCTTTTTAAATGCTAGAAATTACATGTTCCTCACCACACCATCTATATAATCCTACTATTTGGATGCCGACGGGCAGAACAACACAATCAGCTCAATTACGAGTTACTACTTTCATAGCCATGGAACACTTCTGTTTCTTGGTCATCCTCTCACTCTCTGGCTTGGCCATGGCCTTGCAGCTGACCAGCCCGTGCAACGCTGCGCAAGCTCAGCCGCAGCCGATCTACGACACAGATGGCCATGAGCTAGCAGGCCACGACATGTACAACATCATGCCGGTGGACCGCAATTTGAGCGACCAATGCGTCTACGTTAGCTCATTACGGGACCCCAGATGTCGTATGCGTGCGATTCTGACACCGTGCAAGAAGTTTGGCAGGAATCCAGATGGGTATGTTTCGATCAAGCTGGCCGAGGGGAGCTCCAACTCCAGCAAGGAGGCGTCACCCCAGCTCTCGACCGACGTCGTGATCGAGTTTCCCGGCATAATCACCTGGTGCATGCATCGTCTCCAGTGGTACGTCCATGGAGGGATCACTAACCAGACGCACGTGACCGTCGGCCGCCCCAGAGGGATGGAGGGGTGCCAAGCGCCGGCAGGCACATGCAAGGAACAGAGTTTCCTATTCCGCGTCGAGAAGCACGGCACCGGGTACAAGCTGACGTCGTGCTTCCATGCGCCGTGCCGCGATCTTGTGCTGTTCGACTACGATGGACGCAGGTGGCTGACCGTAGAGAAAGATGGGCACGAGCCTCTGGTGGTCGTGTTCAAGAAGTTCCATCTCGCCAGCTTGCCTCCTGCGAGTGCTCCCCAACTAGGCTAGTGTCTATGCTACTATGTATGTGTACTTGCTTAACCGTTCAATGCGAGGAATAAATTTCTAGTGGAAGCATGAAACAGTCCTATTTTGCTGGTCGTCCGGTATCGCTAGCTTTCTTTTATCGGGTCATTTTAGTGCACCATGTATCAAAGTGTTTTGAGGCCTTGATTCGAACATCATGAGCTCACTCAGCTGACCTAAAGGACAGCCAGAGAAATACAGGAGCCCATCATCGAAAGCAGAAAATTAAGCCATGTGTGCATCATTCGATGCAGAGGCCGAGGGATATAGCCTCTTTAAAAAGAAAGTGATGCCGGACTAGAGATCGGCAAGCATGTCTTGAATATCAAGAAGCGGGGACTCTCAGGGCATCTCCAGCGGCGCCCCCAGGAAAGCCTCCTCAGGCGATTTTTTCGCGCCGGCGTCAAAAAAACGGCCCAGTCACgcccccaggagcccgattttcgccggcctgggccaaaaacagcgccggcggaccGAGGCCGAATCCGGCGCGCtgggggcgcccgggggcgccggggcgaactgttttagcgcgaaacagccgcgggcccgccgcgtcagcgacacggcgcctcgtcttcccccaacggtctcggttcccgcggggaatcaatgccaaggctgccgccggtcagcgtTGCCACACTCGCCTGCACTCGCCtgtgcccacaccagccccgcccctcgtcgccgccagctcctccctctccctacctctcccgagtgccgccgcccagcccctccctctatctctctacctctcccgagcccgtcgccatggcggaacgcttccccggagacgaggcggcggccaacggctccGGCCGCCGTTtgctccgcgaacaggagtcctggctcctgttccaggcgaacatcccggcgccgccggacatgcgcgccgggccgacggggtggaaactcagcgccgggggagtgcccattcccccgttgcccgacgccgtggcgaaaccgaagtacttcgccgaggaagtcgaggtcgtgcgcgcctccctcaccgacgcccaactctccctcccccagtacgccgctgacaaccacgcggcttggggcgccacctgtggtggggcgtccccggccgcacactcgagggcgtgctgacgtacctcgagggcggtaacgacccgccgttggcgtacccggcgagggcggccgctccggcgcagcaccgacgcgccgggccatgggcgccaaggaggttcgggtcctcctcctcttcttcctcctcccgatcttcatcgcactcctccggcactccggccctgctcagcgtcaaggccgagcccgcggcggagacgccgctcggtcggcgcactcgcagcgccggcatcgtcatcaacgagggcggccggcgcgcctactcgtcggctcctcctccgcgcttcgtcaagccaaagacggagccggggctcgcgccggtgaagacggagccggCCGCGCCGGTGACGACGAAGCTCGACAACGACAACGCGGCCCTGGAATGGGCGCGCAGGGACTCCATAGCGATGGAGAAGGAGCGCCTGGAGAAGGCGAAGGAGCGCCAgtgcactacaagaaatatgtcaacttatgaccaccactattggtcactgaaaggtcacaaatttccatttacgacctttttgtgaccaaaaacagaaggtcaaaagctggcggtcgtaaactgactatagatACCTTTAACAAAAGGTCGTTGAACCCatgaccttttgttttggtcactggcTATCTGCCCAGGCCACGTTggatccgacgtggcaatctgacgtgacACAATTGCGACCAATTGAAAAGGTCAAAAATTATTATCGGCCCGGTCCATTTCGGTGCTTTagatgggccgagcccattaattcagcctttttaatatatatatatatttttgtTAATTTTCGCTAggtacatgggcctggcccaacaatttggccttttttgttttctgagcttcttccatttttctgggcctcggcctttcTGCGGTCCAtttaattttttaaattttttaagaTGTTTCTCCTTTCATTTTTTGTCCAATATTGTTTGGGCTAAGGCCTCTTCTAGCCCATCAATATTTTCAGCCCACTAATTCAAAGGACTGGACAACAGAGAAACAATTCAGTTTTTTTCAATTTTGCTATCAAAGCAACATTTGTTTCACTGTACAATCATACATCATTTCTTGCAGTTACATCATTTGAAGCAGCAACTAAAAGATTGTCATCTATAACAAATGACAGCCAGTCAAAAGAAAGATCACCATCACAGCTCCAGCGACTACTTATACACTACAACTTCCACTTATGTGCAAACCTACAAGAAGGCCATGCTTCCGATTAGATTTGGTTGCATCACTTCCAGTTTGCTAATGGCATGTCTCCAGCAGCACATCCCATAACCTACAAAGAGAACATAAACCAACATAAGAATTTGAAACTTTCGGTAAACGGTAAACTTGAGGTAAATTAGAAGTGAGGATATTGATTACAAGCAAGATGAAACGTAAACTATGTCCTATTGTATTGATGGATCCCAACTTGTTTAAACTAGAGCAGATTGTTCAACTTGTACAATCTAGCAGTCTAAAAAGAGAGAAAAATGTCCATTCTCGGTTCCACATTAATTAGAACAGAAATGAATGACACTAATATAAGCAAGAACTTACAACAAAGTATAGCTTAAATATAATGTTAGGCACTGATAAAGTTATGTGATTTTTACGTGACTTAATAGACACAAAATATGACTTCTGTCTCTGCTTGACTAATGAATCAGTACATCTTCAAGCAAAAAATCATGAAGATCACACTACAATGTCCCTAACAACGGTAGAAGCTCAAATGTGAGACAATATTTTGTAATATATAAGCCTTGGCTGCAATTTTCCGCTTAACATGTAGATAAAAATCAGACACTTATTGCTTATTTCATACTTCAATTTTTACTTTAAGTTTTGTTTGGATAATCTATATGCATAGGCACAGTCCTATACTTGTTTGGAAAGTTAAGATATTCATGTCAACAATTATATAGAGCCAAACAATCATCTAAGCATACATACAGAATCCAATCGGTTATATATGTACGCAGACATTAATTCCAAGTATCTAAACCCTGCTATACACACGATAGTACACAAACGATTTATCAACGATGCTAAATATCGTGTCGTTCCATTCAGGACATCAGCACTGTTCCACTGTTTGATATAAGTGGCTGCTGCATGTCGtgtgtatagtactatagtttcaTCTTCAGACCAATCAACGCCAAGTTTCAAAGAAAATCTGATGATAAGTTGCACCAAGATTTAGCAAGGTGCATACCTCCAAGTGGATGAGCCAGCTCTGAGACCCACTCCTTGACCCTCTCCGCAGATGCTCTCGTCGAAGCATACTGCACCATAACAAGCACGAAAATTTAGAAAACACACCCCAATCCTGAAATTCAGTGAAGCACGAAAAGCAGCAGCAAACTAGACAATAGCACGCAGGCAGCGTTGCAAATAGCAAACCAAGTAATGTAATGTACACTACAGGAGAAACAAATAGCAAAGCGAGGCTTGACCTGGAAGGGATAGACGTGGGAGCCATCGAGGCCCTGGAACGCCCTCCGGATCTGCTCCAGCCTCCGCTCATGGTCATGCGAGGCAACAGAATTTAGTCAGAACAAACAAGCAAAGGGCGTTGAATATACACCAAGTACTCAACTTGTTCTTACTGAATTTAGGAGTCTGTTTTTATTCTTTTCTTATATGAGTCTGAAGCTTAACTTGTTATAACTGAATTTAGTCAGAACAAACAAGCTAGGGCACTGCAGATCACGCACCTGAGATCAAGG from Triticum urartu cultivar G1812 chromosome 3, Tu2.1, whole genome shotgun sequence encodes:
- the LOC125549392 gene encoding alpha-amylase/subtilisin inhibitor-like, producing MEHFCFLVILSLSGLAMALQLTSPCNAAQAQPQPIYDTDGHELAGHDMYNIMPVDRNLSDQCVYVSSLRDPRCRMRAILTPCKKFGRNPDGYVSIKLAEGSSNSSKEASPQLSTDVVIEFPGIITWCMHRLQWYVHGGITNQTHVTVGRPRGMEGCQAPAGTCKEQSFLFRVEKHGTGYKLTSCFHAPCRDLVLFDYDGRRWLTVEKDGHEPLVVVFKKFHLASLPPASAPQLG